In Solanum lycopersicum chromosome 3, SLM_r2.1, the genomic stretch TCCCtatgaatcttgaaagaaagtGATTCTTCACGCCTCAAAGCCaaaatttatctattatattttttctaactcAAATTATCACGTGATCGATCTTTAGTTATATATTATAATGCATCCTTCAAATTACCAGACCATAACGCCGTCAGTAGCTAGGAGTTCTTTTCCAATAGACATAGTTACATGGTACTTCAACTAAAGGAGTTTGTGTTTAAAATAACCCAAGCTTTTGTTTAATGTCATCATGTGTCCTTCTGctgaatgaatataatattatttcactaATTAAATACTCTAAATTACGGCGTATATTTTTTCCAGATACTTTGTGTTAGTTCCTTCCTTTTTTAAATGGAAGGAAACAATATATCTATGGATCTTTATTTTAGAAAGAGTGAGCATGTTCTATtgtagtaaatatatatatatatatatatatatatatatatatatatatatatatatatatatatatatatataaaagatatatttcaAAGAATGTTCTTAATTTATATTAGAATCTTCAAAATTCAACCAAAACATCATTAGGTTgataaaatatagaatttttgtCTAAGTCATGAGGATCAcaaatgaatttataatttcaaGTCCACTAGCTCATTTTGAGAAAACCAAACCAATCTGATATAACAGCATCGTAACTTACTTAATTAAAACACCAAAATCTATTGTCATCAAAactaatttaagaaataaaatgttGTAGTTTCACAAATGCCTCCCTTTGTTGTTTTAGGTGATGAAAGGCCTGATTAGCTGTGCAACACTGATGGCACAATCAGCTCATATTACTGTTCAATCTAATTTAATAAGAAGATGTTGTGTTGTACTACTGTATTGATAATTCCAAATTTCTTTTAGTAAGtgctttaatttgattatttatacCTTATGTCACTAATATTGTGATTGAAATTAATATGGTAATTGCTTTAGTTGGAACACTTATCATGGGATCAGACAATATTAATGAAATGGGAAAAATATCTCGTCCTTAAGACATGAGAGTTAAAGGTATGTCCATTACGTACTTTTTCTTTGTTCCTCTTTGGTTTGAGACAAAACTAGGCAAAAGAAAAACCTACAAACAAAGCCTAGGGGAGTGTAGACAAGAGTAAGAGAGAACCAAGCCAACTAGGGCCTTACAtcataaattttcttctttcttattgGTTTGGTAGTGCTTTCCTTTCTCTGTGGCGAGAAGATAGAAAAGGACTCACACCATTGCGACAGTTGGGGACTTGCCCTATTTTAGTATTTCTAAAtacatttgtttttttctttggatTAGTTTTTAAGAATTTAAGTTTTGCAGACTATCTTTGGATTTTAGTAGCAAACTTGCATTagtatatgttttaatttaaataatgcTCATACACTGCATATACCTTTTAAATAATTCACATTTATGAATtaactcaaaaatatatattgcttaaaaattatttcaatatccTAAAAAAGAtgatatgataaatttaaatacatttcTACAATTGCCGCAAATTTCACGAGTTAGTATAAATAAAACGTAGAGTAATAATGCTAGTGTCAATTAGTAGTAATAGGGTCAGGTGAATGAGTCTATAATAGAagtcaaaaagaaagaaaagaaaaaggaaaaaagtatcTTTGTGCATTCCAAGAAAAAGCAATAGTAGTCACATTCACGTGAGTGTAAATAAGTGGTAATTTATAGGGTTAGGTGAATGAATCttaaaaagaagtcaaaaaaaaacaatatggtTATTATTCCAAGACAAAGCAAGTAGTCATCACAAGCATCATGTGATGACTGAAATATAATAGTATCCTTGTGAGTGCGCTGTGCATGGTTCTCGTGAATCAAACTCCTATATATAGTAAACAAGTTCTTCAACAATTTCCCATCCTACCATCTATCATGGCAAACGAGTTCCATGGATCTTCATTAAGGAGCTCTTCTCCCAACAACCCTAAGTTCATCCAAATCCTTACTTCATTAGATGAATTACGCCGTCTGGTAAGTAATTAGTTGTAATTTTAGTCCTTGtaaattgttgatttattccaagatataagttaaaataattgtgtttgtatgaaattaaatttgtaatttcttTTGCACACAGAGGATTCCAGTAGTATTTGCCAAAAGACACTGCGAGAACATGTTAAACCCCGTGTTTCTTGAGGCTCCCCATGGAAAAGCTTGGGAGGTTGAAGTGGAAAATTCTCAAGGCCAAATTTGGCTAGCCAAGGGATGGAGTGATTTTTGTGACTATTACTCAATAAGAGTCAAGAGCGTATTAATGTTCACGTACAACCCGCGTTGTCAGTTTTCTGTCGCTATATATGATCAGAGTAAAACAGAAATTGAATATCCAATAGATCAAGATATTGAATCAGATGAACAAGAGGAAGATATTCTATTTTCCCAAGCTAATGCTAATATCATCGAAGAAGATATTCTAATTCTCCAATCTAATGCTAATGTAATCGAAGAAGATATTCCAATTCTCCAATCTAACGCTAATGTAATCGAGGATGAAGAGGAACATATTCCAGTTAATTGCCCTCAAACTAATGCTAATGTAATTGAGCAACATAAGTAAACATCTTAAGTGCTTTATTAGCCATTAATTAAGTGAATTTATTAGTAGAATATTGTACTAATTGTTATACTTATGTCAAGCTGTTGTAGATAAGGAGGTTGGAGAAGCTAATAGTATAAGTGAAAAAGTTGGTCCAAATAATTATAGCAGTCGATACAGTTTGGTGGACTTAACTGGTGACAATCCGTTTTTTGAAATGGTTATAAAAAAGTCACATGCTACTTGTATGGTAAGGTTTAATAGTTTTACATTGTGTTTTTAAATTCGCTAAGTTTGCACATTCTAGTTATTTCCATGAAAATCTAATAATCCTGTTTGtttgatgaatatgttttttAGGCTATCCCGTTGAGATTCGCCCAACAAACAGACATAATAAACATGAAGAATATGAGGTTGGTTAATGAAGAAGGAGTAGAATGGAAAGTGGAAATAGAGTATGCTAGGAGTATGGTTATCATAAAAGAAGGATGGACTGCCTTTCgaaaagataacaaaatagcTAATGGTGAAACTTGTCGCTTCAAGTTGATTCAGGGCCCCATTGAAAATGTTTTGCAGGTTCAGAAGATCCCAACACCCCTTTGCTTGCAATAAATTAGATACAAGTTTTTTGATTGCATTTTGGCTATTTTAGTTTGTCTTATTAAGATGCTACTTGTACTTAATTTGCTAGGGTATCAAATTTCAGATAGCTTTTTTGCATAAATTATCTTCTTATAATTGCAAGTATATGTATTCAACAAGTGCTCAagtaaacattttattttgtaaacgTTATGGAATGTAACTCTTGGATGGTTTGgcatatatatgtttaaatcttttttttctaatcGTCACTTACTTAAAGcaaattaattactattttgcAGCTTTGTGAACCGTTATAAGTCATAatggaagaaaagagagagaaaatctaCCTTATCACTTAGTTTAATATTGCGTCCGTCTTAAAATAGTTGTCGCGTTCTATTTCTCGAGACCTAAATCCACTAGCCCCACCTGATAAAGGGGGATTATAATTAAGCCAGGATTGAGGGACAAGAAGAGAGGAAGAAGTCTTTCAAAACATACGAATTCCTCCCTGTCTCCTTCAAGATGGATGAACAGCTAGCACTCATGCCTCAATAAGGatgaacaacaaaaatataagaaactaTTACAAGAGGATGAAGAAGGTGACCAcgtattattaattattatccaatcaagaaaaaagaagaatctATAAACTATTGACTCATTCcattaaataggaaaaaaagaataacctCAACTATCTAAAAGAGACATTGATTATGTTGTGGAGAGTGATTGAAAAAGACCGTCAAATCACGCACTTCAAGAAAACTAAAACTATTAACTACCTTGGTGAGTCTAATTTTAAGTGAGAGAAAGAAGCAAGGGATTGGGCGCATCTTCACTAATTTAGCTCACGACTATTATATAACAAAGTTTAATAAAGAGGAAAACTTGCTGAAAATTCTACAACAAGGACCTTGattcatcaacatatacattttatatgtcaaaaaGTGAGATTCAAATTTTGTTACCTCCGAAGCCTGAGAAAATTTCAACTGTACCTGTTTCAACAATTTCACCTTTCTTCTGATTTAGAAAGGCTACTCTGCCCCTTAGAAATCAGTAGGTGTTTGCTTAATTTGTATTCCAAGGAAGAAAATGTATTCGCTTATCATGTTCATTTCAAACTCAATACTCATCTAAGTTATGGCCATATTTTCACGTAACCTTTTTTTATGTCCTTTCTATTAATTACTAAATACATTAGCgttgaaaaataaaggaaaaaagatacttattaaaaaggagaaaatgaaaataactatccAACAACTCCATACATAATTGATATTTATAGTTTGATACAAGAATAAGATAGAAGGGAATTAAGATGACATGTAGTTAATTAAGTGAGAATACAAaggtatatgtttttttatataactcatgagatttatttaggtgtaagatttttttataattatcaaatgaattgattaatgaaaataatgaagtaaaaaattcaaaaaaatgtaatataaaaGATAGTAGTAATTTTCTATGCCAAGAGATGTGTCACATCATCTGGTCTGTATTTGGCTTTATAATTATGTATGTAATTTATGGTAGTTTTTTCTCCTAATGAGAGTAAAGATGAAGATTCATTTCTTCTCCCATATATTCTATAAATGTATTGTATTTagttctaattaaatattttcactCATATTTTATATAGAAGAGCTTGTTAAATTCAAGAATATGTACTTAAATCaagtgaaatatttttaaagacaTTGTCATCGACACACCTCAAACCGTAAGTATTTCCTTGAATGAGGTCATTTAAGATTGGCTCACACTCGTAATTCAAAGTAAACTTGTTTGGAAATTCAAACCACCAAAATGTTAGAATCACGAGAACTATAAAGTGTCATGCATGATATTCCTGTTAATTTGAGcataaattttgaagttgaaatttaaaaatttgaatttctgaagttgtcatattttgaaatttgattttatgtttgaatgtacattttacttgaaataaattgaatttttgtgaGTGAAAGTGAAAATTCTTTCGACaggaacaaaattttgaaacttgaaaattatCCAAgcatagatttttaaaatttaatccaaAGTTTATggtcaaatatttaatttcatttcttcattgAATTTATTAGGGAAAAATCTCAGGTCTACCTCTTTTGTATCGTGAATCATGAAAACATAATTACTTTTTccaaaaactttattttgtgCCTAAACATGGCATAGTTGTATATTGGCGTCTCATAAATGCTTTAATCCCATCTCTTtgtttaatttctctttttaatcTTGAATTCACTGACTAAATTCCAACTCAATGTTAGTGCTACTCTACTTCCCTCCTTTACAATTGTGGAATTAAATAGAACGATTTTTAGTCTTAATCAATTAGAATTTCTTAAAATACAATGTAAGAagacaaattaaatttcattcccttgaaaaaaatattcatttccGCAACCAAGGCTAGACTTAATTTTGAGTGTGAATTAATCGGGGTTCCCACAAGTTTCATAGATACAAAAATGGCATGTCTTACTTTGTTACCCTGTAAAGATTTGAATCTTTGACCTTTCATTGATACAGGAAAGATAATGAGGCGCAAAATGTGCAAGATCTATACCTCATTCGTTCTATAAATGTGGgacaattttaaaaaggtggaataaaaatattgtgaCCATTGCCAAGTGCCTTGTAGTCGTGCCTCCGTCTTGATTCCTTTATTGTCAAAGGCGCCTTTAAGACATAAAAGAAGCACTACTCATGTAAGGAGGACAAGCAGATGATGATATCCAACTTGGCTTTCAACCTTATGTAATTGAGTTAGATGAGTAAAACATCTTATCTGATTTATTAGTTATGAACATAATGAAGTCTGTCATCTCGTTTCGTTACAATTTATAGTAATAACTCACTTCTTTCAATTCATGTGATAAAATTTGACTCACTTAATGGTTAGAAATATAATAGATCATTCTTGAAATAAGTTATTACAAATATGAacttataaatatgaatgtcataatatttaaatagattAATTGAACACAGAGGTTGTATCGATTCAAAAAATGAGATTAAATGAGATTTTTATCGAAAAGGTTTCCTTGATTGCTTCTATAATTAGTGAACTTCTGGATGTCGTGTCTGTAATAAATATGACACTACTTGAGTCTAACTCAACCCTAAAAGCTTGTTCATTAGGTATAGATTTCCAAACTGACCAGCGAACCAGGAGCTCAAACGATGATGGATCTAACTTtgatattatgtaaagatatgaCACGTAAACATAACTCAATACAAAAAACTATCTCATGAAGGAAGGATTTCATAGTCCATTTGAGGACACCACCACCAGTCCACTGCCCAATCAATGTGGGACTTTTACCCTCTCTATCAGCATATTCAATTGCACATAGGTTTCAGGCTTTGATGTATtctgataaaaaaattacttgtagTCCCTATGACTCTTGAAAGAAAGTGATTCTTCACGCCTCAAAGCCAAaatttatctattatttttttttaactcaaatTATCACGTGATCAATCTTTAGTTCTATATTATAATGCATTAGTTGGAACACTTATCATGGAATCAGACAGTATTAATGAAATGGGAAAAATATCTCGTCCTGAAGGCATAAAGAAGTTAATAACAACTATATATTGCTTGCTAGTTCAATGTACTaatgacaaataaatatattcacataAAGTAAATCAGTAAATAAAGTGCTCAATAAACCATAATTGGTAATctaattactcattttcttaatttatgaaGCAAAAGAATAATCTGTATACACACTTTAATTTACCTAAATTCATCAAAATTGCTCacaaattttttagttaaaagcATTTAAAACAAGTTAATTCAAACACACTCTTAATCAAACCCCGACCAATTTAATGTATTAACGTGACAtaatcatttaataaatttcttagTAAACCATAATTCGTCGTCCAATTACACATTTTCTTAATTCGTGAAGCAAAACAATACTCTCtccttttaaaaaagaatgatctcatttttttagtctatttcaaaaagaatgacccctttttaatttttggaaaaactttaattttaacttttcacatgacatatttaagaccacaagattaaagagcattttggtatatttgtcataaattttaatttagagcCACaagatcaaaaaaaattctttcttttcttaaactccatccaagtcaaactagaccattcttttttaaacggagaaaGTAATGTATAAACACTTTTAATTTACCTAAATACTTCAAAAGTgcttacaatttttttagttaaatacACTTAAAACAAGTCAATTCAAACACTCTTAATCAAACACCACCCAAGTTCAATGTACTAATGtgacataaaaaatacatattcaaataaagttaatcattaattaaatttcttcg encodes the following:
- the LOC104646201 gene encoding B3 domain-containing protein At1g49475-like, with amino-acid sequence MVLVNQTPIYSKQVLQQFPILPSIMANEFHGSSLRSSSPNNPKFIQILTSLDELRRLRIPVVFAKRHCENMLNPVFLEAPHGKAWEVEVENSQGQIWLAKGWSDFCDYYSIRVKSVLMFTYNPRCQFSVAIYDQSKTEIEYPIDQDIESDEQEEDILFSQANANIIEEDILILQSNANVIEEDIPILQSNANVIEDEEEHIPVNCPQTNANVIEQHK